TCCAGTGATGCCTGTCAAAATGTATTTCTTATGCAGCGTAGTTGCAGaaatattggtcccaggatattagagagacaaggtggtgaggtaatactgtttattggaccaacttctgctggtgagagagacgaaCTTTCAAGCTACATTGAGCTCTTcttcatttcccagacctgaagaagagctttgtgtagcttgaaagcttgtctctctcaccaacaaaagctggtccaataaaatatattacctcacccaccttatctctctaatgtGTATTtcgtcattttaaaaaatagttacttTCCCACTGTTGCTGAAATTGAGATGCGGTTTCCTTTCTGGATTAATTCTCCTCTAGGGTTTGAACACACTGGTTTGTTTTTGTAGGCTTGCTCTTAAGATCTTGTTGTCATCATAAAATTGTATTGTAGGGTTGTTTATGAGCACTTAGCAGCACACATTGGTTTGTCATTGTTGGTGTTTCTCGCAAGTGCTGTCTGAGCATGCTTATTTGTTACGGTCATTAGTGAAGGGAAGCACCTGCTGGATTTTTATTGTAGGGTAGTGTGTGAGCACAGGGTAGTGAATGTTAGTATAGGATATGTACCCCCATAAAAACACAGATGTGTGCCCAAAGGTAGACGGATCAAGCTTGATGCATGTCCCTTTGGTGTCTGTTTAAAGTAAACAGTGTCTGAGCACAGCATAGTGAACATTAGTATAGGCTATGTACACCAGTTGGTTGATTGTAGAATACCTCCTGAGCACAGGAATTCACACACTGGATTGCTGTTGTAGGGTAGCTTGTGAGTAGAGGGACACACATTCTGGTTTGTTACATAGAGTGTTATCTAGGGTGGCTAATGAAGATTGGGCTGGTGgcttttgattgattgattgattgattttaaaaACAGTCCTGACATATTTATGGAGTGGTTGGGGGGAATGTAAATAGTGACACCTCGATAAAAATACAGATGTGTGCCCAAAGGTAGATGGATCAAGCTTGATGCATGTCCCTTTGGTGTCTGtttaaagtaaataaaattatattgtctttGCAAATGAGATTGTATTCACATCTGATAATGTGAAACTATTAAGAAAACAATTCTCCCCACCCTTCAGTGCATACATACACATGTGCTCACACACGCAGCAAGAGTCAGCCTCCATCCTTCAGGAACCTTTTTcgtatctccaatggccagtatTATAATGGATTACCAAATCCAGGAAGGTTTTAAAGTAAACTTTCCACtgccactacaaacaaacaagctgagaatgggtgactCAGAGAGGGGTGCGTGTTTAGTAGATAGTGCActggtctgggagtcaggagagaagggggggtctattcccagctctgctactggccagctgtgtgaccttggacaagtcactttgcctctctgttttccctcccacccttgtCCATCCTGTCTGTTCATGTAACtccaacagaccccggtcatcggcaggcaggatcaaacctggggctgctgaagctaaatgcatgagcttcAAGCCATATGGCTCTTAGCTAGGGCTGTAAagtagactcattaatctctctctaagtggtctcagtgtcacttgatgggacagaacaccacacccaggaggtgtgtgggttacatttaaACAGTAAACTCTTCACAACAGGGATCATTTCTCACTATGCattttgtgcagtgcctagcacaatgggcctctAAGCACTACTGTAATTCAAATCTTAATAATGATGTGTTCCTCTGTATTCAGATTTGGGAAGGCTGAGGCATGAATGCCTAGTGAGGCCATCCAGCATATCCTtccaaaatatcattttaaatctAAGAGTTGCTGCATTGATCTTTACACTTCTGTCTGTGTTCTTCCAGGCAACTTCTCACATCTGAAAAAGCAACTGAACCGTCACTTTTAtccttctccttttttccttAGATTTCTTTTCCCCTAGTGAATGTCGTGCTcgtctaagttccctctaagctgcatagccatgcagcagcctattaagcccCGCGCAGGCACTTGGCTGCGGTGAAGAGAgatgccttcccccagccccagacctgccacagtggggagaggtgcccctcccccagccccgccccggagctgctgcagccgGAGGAGAGgcgcctatcctgcagccccagccctggagctaccgtggcagggagaggcacctATCTGCCCCAGCTcaggagctgctgcggggagagagagctggggggagtcctctctccccgctgtAGCCCCggtgcagcctgcaccccaaacccttcatccccggccccacctccagagccttcacccccagccagagccctcatccccccttccccctctgcacctcaaccctctgcccacactctgaacccctcagccccacctccaccacacgaattttgttatgtgcaccaatatggaggtgatatgtcacacatcacctccatattggtgcacataacaaaattcattctgcacatgcatgggaaaaattagagcgAACACTGGTGCTCGTGCAAGGTTCTAGGCTGAACCCCTCTTCAGTCAAACTTTTCTCTTTACCCCAGAGCATGTGCAGCATTGGCACAGCAGAGCTAATTGGCTTCCCCAAATCCTTGCCACTCAGCAGTGCACCTCACCTCTGACCTAGAGGAAAGCACATCAAGGAGTAATAGCAGggctcagtctccatggcccattcagtccgTGGGCTCTCTGATGAGATTGCCGCCAACTCACTGCTGTGGAAGTTGTGAGATGTGGATGTCTGACCACTACAAACCAAACCGGGTCCCCTAATTGCTTTCACAGTGTGAAATTCATGAGTTCTGCATCCTCACCTGGTCTTTCTGTGGCTCTTGTCGCAACAGGTCATGAGCATCCTTTCAGCATCATACTGAGCTGCCTCCGAGACTCTGTTGACCAGCACCAAGGAACCAACAACAACACACTCCTAGCTGATGGGACGGAGGCTATCATCCTGGATCAGCTTCCCAAGGACAGGCAGTGTCAGTTCATCCTGAAACCCAGACCCCAAGCTCCAAGGCAGCTGAGGAGAGGTGAGAGCCCGGATGATACCGTGTGTCCCTTCGAAGGACTTGGGAGCTCTCCCTGTGACAGTTGCTGACTTTCTGTTgcattgtgtttttattttagagAGCTACTCTCAGCTTGACTATATCTGCAGTGAAAGGAGGGTTGATTTTGTCCTTCATAAATCGGAGCctgttcctgctcccactgaatatacattgacttcagtggtagcgGGACTTCACCCTTAACCATTACTTTGGCTCTCGTTACCAAATTTTAGGTACTTGATTAGCATTCAACAGAAAGTTACGATCCCCTTGGATGAATTGCTATGCTCCACACACAGCGTCACCAAAGAGACCATATTTAACTCTCTGATCGGGTCTTCCCAAGAAGCACAGAAGACATGTTGTCTCTGAGGTCTTTGTTTATTGACTGGCTAATGGTTTACTGATGCCTTGAACTCAGCATGTAATAACATCCATGCTAGAGCCATTCAAATGATACAAGAATTATCCATGACAAATGTATTTGTCAATTGACAAAAAATGCACCAGTAGTTTCTCTGATGAATATTATTTGACCCTCTGTAGAGCTGCACACATACTAAAAAAGATGATTCACAGATAACATATTCACCAAGAGATAGAAGAAGTTAATCGCTCAGGGCTGAATGCACAAAAGAAGTTAGGTGTCGAAGTCCGTGTTTTAGACACCTAAGTTCCAGTTTCGGGTTCACTGTGATgaacaaaactcctgctgaaccttaaaagtgcctaaactcacttaGTACCTATGTTTTTGCActaaagttccctaggtgcctatgtttctcaCTCTGGGCATATGCATGGCTGCCTGCCTGTGGGCATTCAGGAGCCTATCTCCCAACTAAGTCCTGGAGTGATTCTCAAAACAGGGGAAGAGAGGCACTTGCCAGCTTAACTCACCTGATCCGATAGGTGTACTCAGGGGCTGCCTACCAGATCTGGACCCCATAAGTGAGCTTACATTacgcagcagcccctcccccccgtaacATTATTAACCCatagtgcaacagcttcaacttGGGAGACTGAAGGACTCCCTATATATGGAAAATATCCCACAGCCAAGTgggtagggcactcacctgagaagtgGCAGATCCCTCTTCAAAGAGGGGAACTTGAACTGTtggtctcctgcatcccaggagagtaccctaaccactgggctcctcctctcctccatctccCACCTGCGTGTTGCTAAGATGGTACAGGCTCCTTAAATCAAAAGGGGGCTCCCAGCTAAGAATCAGAAACAGAGTTAAGCGCCTCCCTGCAGCTTGGACTTAGGAGCCTATCTCTTAGAAAGGGGTGGAGATTagtacccacccacccccaccactgGCTCCCCGCCTAGCCTGCTGGCTTTGTGACTTGCATTCTAAGGTGGCTAGCTCTCCCCAGTCATTGTAtaggagcctaggcacctaactcagcaTTGTGAATAGCAGTGATTTTTCCAGGCCCCTAAAAGTGACATGTTGTGGCACACAGCATCAAAGTGCCTAACTCCTTTGGAGCATTCAGCCCTCAAAGTGCTAGGGAATATGCCCAGCCCTAAGCCACTCACGGCACTGCAGTAAGGAGACACATGACTGAATGGTGTCCCCAGCATTAAGGCTGCCCAGCCCTTCTTCACCGCAGATAAATTACTGTTATTATTACTAACATTTATTACGGTAGTGCGGAGGGGCCAGCCAAGAATGGGCCCCCATCATGCTAGACGCTGTACAAACACTTTGTGCGATGGCGTGTTTGTGAACTATTTGCCCTGTGGGTTTTCATTGGGTGACTGACCTTACTCTGCCCACTGGATTTAAGAGACTACTCACAGTCAAGACTGCCATATAGTTCCAGTCCATGACATAGGAATTTTGACATTACATGCCACTGTAATAGATATAAACCCATCTGCATGACTCTGGCCCCCACCCCGTGGCTAATGCAGTCCTTGCACAATGAGCACACTGTAACGCAAGGGGCTCTTGGCTATTTCAGAATCCTTGCAGAAACATACCAAGAGGAAGAAATCTTTGATTGACTGGGCTTTGCGCCGGACTACCAGCACCCCCACGGGCAGCCCAGCATcacattctccccccaccccacggaAACTCTTCGGCCTGTCTTTGTCCTCTGTGTGTCCTGATGGAATCCTCCCCAAGCCTATTATGGTAAGAAGGGGGTTATGTCCTGAATCCCAGCATGAGTTTGAATAGATCATCTAGCCACCCACCTCTGTATCAGTCATCTGTGGTATTTCTGAGGCTCCCGTCACCcaggtgtgtatgggggggaggcGGAGGAGTCCTCGCCTGTGCTATAACATTGATTCAGTACTCATTCAACATCATGAACGAAAGCATCCCCTACAGAGTCACCCATAGCACTTCCTGTACCATCTAGGTTTCCTTGAGAATCTCCTATCTAATGCTGACCAGCCTTAGCCCTGCTTAGTTTGTgaggtctgacccaatatgggtTCAGATGATAAACCCTTCTAAATCTATCTTGGGGCTGGGCTTTCTCCTAGGACATGCTGCTTCTGCTGTACCATGAAGGTCCCTCCACAAGGGGCATTTTCAGGCGCTCCGCCAATGCCAAGATCTGCAAGGAACTGAAAGAGAAATTGAACTCTGGAGATGATGTTCAGATGGATGGCGAGTCAGTCTTTGTAGCTGCAGCAGTTATCACTGTAAGTTACTCCAAGCGATGCTGCCCTCTGGGCTAAAATATACCCTAGCACAGCACTTCACATTCAGTGAGGGGAGTAACATGATCCTGCCAGCCAGGGGAAAGCATTTTTAATTGGGCACATTCTGcataccccacccccatctcatgGCTGGGTACATGTAAGAGAGGAGACGTGCCCCTGCATGAATGGAGATTTGCTGCTTTAATGGTCTTTAACATGGAGAAAGGAATATTGGCCTTCAGACCAGTATCCCTTTTTGTACCTTCTAATGCAAAACTACAACAGAACCTCAGGCAGCAAGGGGTTAAACAGATTAgggctgtgtctgcactgcagagttaacctgaATTACCTGCATTCAAGTTATTCCTGTTAAGTTAGCCTAGCTCAAGTGCAAGCAGCCACACTGCAGTATAACATTCGAGTTGCTGTGTCCACACGGCACTGCTCTCATTGGCATATGTCGCTAGGACTTTGGGGAGTTCTTTGTGCTACAGCAAGTGGAGCTGCTCTGTGAAttatttcccagtgaattgtggaagaacttgtgagaaggcactggaggactgaGGTGTAAATGAGATGAGAACAGTTCAGCCTGCACTTGAAATGTGTTCCCAGTTCTCCACTTGTTGGCCAGCCTACAGGGTAGAAATCTCCCCAGGTCACTGTTTGCTTGAGAGGGGGATTCAGACTGATTCCAATTCAAGCCATATATTAGGCTGTGGAATAGtatcccaagggaagtggtagaaaCCCCATTGTTTGGACATTTAAATCTGGACTAGACAAAGCCCTGGCAAATGTACAATACTATGGAGAATAATCCAGCTCTGGCCAATGGATGGATTAGATGGTCCTTTTCCTTCTATGACACACAGACCAAGTCTGTTTGCAGTGCTGCATgccatggggagcagggaggccTTGTGGGAATTGATTTGTGTCACGTTTCATTTTATCTtatgtttaataaaaatgaaCGTTTATGCATCATGAAACAAACGATTCAAAACTGACCAGACTGCTctgcatatatatatttaattcagGATTTTCTACGAAATATACCTGATAGTGTTCTATCCTCAGACATGCACGGGCTGTGGATGGAAGCCGTGGACACAGTACATCGAGGGCATAAGATTGAAGCCATCAAAAGGTATGTAAATGTCCCACTGTGTCTCTCTTGAGGAGGCATGTATCATTTCCACCCACAAAGCATAGTTGCCATGTTCTAAGAGACTCCTCATATTGCTCTAGGCCAGCTCTCTGCTCTTGTTCCACTGCCTGCTGATGCGTATGAATGCCAGCTGctagcagagctggtcagaacattttcatcaaaacaattttttagtGAAAGATGTTGACATTTTTGACAAAACtgttcatgagatttttttttttctttaccaaaCCTCCGCCCTGCCCCCTACCAACAAAAAATCTTTTCTGGTGACCAGCCGTAATTACTAGAATTCAAGCAAAGAAAGGACAGTGATTTGGATCTCAGTGGTACCATTGGGTATAAATGGAATTAGATGCTTAACTATGGTGGTTCTTTCTTGCATGCACAAAGTTAAAACGATAGCCACGTCAGTGTGATAGTCAGGAAGGAGTAGCCTGCCAGACATAGTATCAGGGACCTGATGAGTTTATTTACCTGCCTCAGACTGGCACATTGAGCAGGACTTGTCCATTAGCATCACATGGGCATAAGCTATATGTCAAATCTCTTCCTATACCTGGCTCAGcacggagggggagagggggttaaACGGTAAGTTTGGCTGGTCCTCCTTCCCCTCAGATCTCTGTACCATAGGTCCTAGCAAAGTGCATCACTGTCCGTGCTGCTGGCATTGGTCTGTATGTGTGTCCTCCAGGCATTCTAGCATCTGCTGAGGCACTATGAACTAAAGTCCAAATTTTCCCAGAATGCATTAGACAGCATGGTAGGTGTGAATGCACAAACATGATAGCGACATAACGGTGTGGTGAACGTAACTCAATCCTATTTGTTGTAGAGGGGTCAGATGAGAGTGTCACAAACAGGTTACAAAATTGCCATTGTACCTGTAGTATAGGCAGGGCTTTTGAAAGTCAATTGTCATTTTTGGGGACCAGGTTTTACAAGCtccttgttttgctttgtttcttttccctGGACAGTTTGGtgaagcagctcccagaagccaaCCTCATTTTACTCAGACACCTGTTTGGAGTCCTGCATCATATTGAGCAGAATTCAGGGGAGAATCAGATGAATGCATTTAACCTGGCTCTTTGCATAGCTCCCAACATGCTATGGCTTCCTAGCCCTACTGGGCCTGAAGAGGAAAGCAGGTCTACAAAAAAGGTAAATACTCTTGTGGGATTCTGCCCATGATTTTCTTCCCATCTCCTATGACATGTTCCTCTTCAGCCTACAAAGGAAATATAGAGATAAACTACTTTAGGTAAGTAGTAATTTTAGCTTCACCCCCACCACTCTATGCAGCTTGTTGTGGGGTGACTTGACCACTGAGGTTCTCCAAGGATGGAGGCACCAAAAGAAGTCATGATCTGCTCTAACAAATGGACTTCCCTGCTGGACATCTTGTGCTGGGAGTGGCTAGGAGGGCACTTAGCATCCCATTAGAAGGGAGGGAACTGTGTCCCCATCTGAAATATCTAATAATGGTGGCACCATCCTGCAGAGAGGAACAAATCTAACATCATGACACACCTCCCCAGAGGCAGAATATTGCCTGTGAGATGATGACAATAATAATTAGGACCACAAGATTTACTGTATCAGTTCACACTATTGGTCCATTTAGTCCAGCTTCTTGCCTCCGGCTATGACTAATACACAAGCATCCAAGCTAGAAGAGGTGCTTCCTAGCTTTCTGAGCCAAAGAGAAGCTTTGGGGTTAAGTGTTGCGTTTGTGCAGAGAAAGGCATCATCATATTGTCTCCCTGGGCTAAATTGTCTTGGAGAATAATAGAGGTGGATATATTTTCCCCAGACTGACCCCCGTGTTTCCTCTCCTTTGGCAGGTGGCTATGTTAGTGCAGTTCCTGATTGAAAACTCAGCAGAAATTTTTGGAGGTGACATCACTTCGCTGTTTCAAAGACCAGACAAAGAAAAGTCAAAAAGCTCTGAGAATTTCCTGGGTAAGGCTGTGGCACCTCCCCAGAGATGTCTGGTCACTCACAACCACTGTCAAATGCCTCTTACAAAGAAGACTACAATTCCCACACTCCTTGTCCAGGGGAAACTAGAAGAGGGGACTCGTTCTCAGCCAGTTCTTTCCCCTTACTTCCTACCTATGTTTTGACGAGGGCATTGGAGGATGCAGGCACAGCACCTCGGATATGCATCCCTATTTGGCAGGCTTCCCCTTTCTCCATTACCCTGCTGCTGTTTCCAGCTGCTCCAGGTTTGACAGACAGACAATTTGCCTCAGAATTCATGGAGCAAGCACCATTTCCcaacagccttttttttttttttttttaaagtggaacaGTTTAAACCAATTTTCTAAAATTAGACTTGGTAGGTCAGAATTTAAAGGGATCCATGTGCCTCTACTGAATACACACAGACTGTTGTCTAATGATGAGAGCCTGAGTCTTgtgagccaggactctggggttccATTTCcacttctgccacagacttgccgggtagccttgagaaaatCATTTCCCCactccaggcctcagtttccccaactgtaaaacaCGGTGGATAATTCTCCTTCTGCCTTGCAGAAGTCTTGtgagaattaattaattaacattcATAAAGCACTTGAAGATCTTCAAAGGGCAGGTACTCGGTTGTTTCAGTTGTAGTAGTAAATGCAGTAGAGTATGGCTGCACTTTGAGCTGGGGGGTGAGAATCTGCGATGCTGGACACACACTCAGGACAGCTGGCCTTTCCTACCACTCGCAGCACCACAGCTACCctctatttttagcgcactagcttgatcagagctagcatgggtttgtctcctcaagctgggtaTTGCCTCCAGCTctaagtgcagacataccctttggTTGATAGGCACTTTGGCAGGTAGATAGGAACACAGATAATTATGTGCATTTCTGTAGAATTGCAAAGAGTTAATTTGCATTCTCTCTGCATGTCTTCCCCAGGTATTGGCATGGCTCAGCACAACGATTCCTCTGATGAGATGGAGTTTGCTGCCTGTGACCAAGAAAGACCAAAGCATCATCGCGTGCCTGAAGCTGTCTCCATGTTTGACCCGTCCAGTGGTTTGTTACTTGAAGAGGAGCAGGAAGACTGGGATCTGTTTAGTGAGATCACTGCCTGctaccaaagcaaaaccaggaagaATGCCAGCGCAGACAGCTATGACCTCCTAGAGGAAGAGGGCTCCTTCTGCTCCATTGACTCGATACGTTCACTGAGCCCTGCAAGGGATCGGTGCTCTTCTGAGCCCAGTGTCTGCCTCAGCTCTCAGCTCCCCGCCCAGTGCCATGAGCCGGTGGCCCGCCAGTCCAGCTGTGATGCCACCATCATGCATAGTCACAATGACTACATCCAGAGGctcaagcagctgcagctggagagCCAGAAGCTGATTGATGAAGGCCTGAGCCCTGGGCTGAATAAGACCAGGCAGAATTTCTGGCAATCACCTCAGACCAACTCTAGGGTGAAGAAGCTCAGCCTTCAGAAAACCAGCCTGTCCAACAGGTCCAGCTTCTCCAGCCTTTCCTCGACCACCActtccccttcagcctcctcactAAGCTCCTTAGACAGTGCTTTCTCCTACTGCTCTGAGTCCTCAGCCTTCAGCCCCACAGATGTCTCCTCCCTGCCTTTCATGTTTGGCACTTCCACCCGACTCCATGCTTTGTCTCCAAAGACAGCACAGAGGTCCCTGAAAGAATGGAAAAAGCCCTTGACATCTCCTTTGCCCTTGAACCCTTGTGACTTGGACTCATGGAGCAAGTATGAGCAGAGGGACATGGGGAGCAGTCATAACATTGGGGAAGTGAAGGGCTTTGTGCCCATCAATGGGGCAGCCATGGGAAGCCTGTTAAATGAGAGTGACTGGGAGGACGAGGAAAGACAAGTGAGATGTGCCAGGGGCTCTGGACAAACTCTCAGAAAACAATGTTATTTCAAGGAGTCTGAATGTAAAACAGACCCCCCCACTCATATCCCAACCAATGAGAGCTCATCAGCGATTGGCCAGCAAGGGCCCAGGGAGAAATCAGTTAAGCACATTGAGATAAAAGGCCCAGAGGTTTCCCCTCCCAGGCAGGAAAGCTTGAAGCGCACCAAGATAACCTTTTACATGGCCCCAAATAAAGGAAGCCCACAGGGGTCTCCAATGGAACAGGAGGATGAGGGTTTCTCAGTGAACGTCCATAGCACCAAATCAAACAGCAGCAGTGACCAAAACACGTCCAAGAGCCAACAAACAGTAAGAGTCCATATACCCCAGACAGTGTTCTATGGGCAGAACACCCCTTTGGTGCTGCAGTCTGTCTCCAGGAGATACCATCACGAAACAACGAGCCAGCGGCTGCAGGTGGAGTGCAAAGAGACTCCCCAAAGCATTccccctgcagaggggctgacgGACGATGCTCAGCAAGTGGCATCTGCCAAAAGCCACAGGAAGAGCATCAACGCCTTCAGCCACACCATCCGCATCATCCTCCCGGCCTCCATCCGCAACACCGTCAGGGAATACTTCAAGCACGATGAGGCTAAGAACTGCCATGCAGCGGATGCAGAAGCTGTGGAGAGCGAACTCATCCGGGGCAGGGTGGAGTGGCTCAAAAGCCCACCACACACGGATGCATCTCCAGAGGAGTGCAAGACAGTGGCATTTGCAGAAGAGACATTTGTCTAGGAGAGGAGAGAATGGGAACTGTGACTGTTTTTTATACAGCGTGCTGGGAAAATGTTCTGTAAGATACGATCAAAGTGTGAAGAATCTAACAGACTGTGTGGGTCAGTAAGTGTGAAGTGATGCTAATGTGTAATTAAtgtttgggtttggggttttttttattctttgctaCCTTTTTTCTACAAAAGGTACTTAACTGACCAGTGCCCAGTGGGCTGAATCCTCCCCTAGAGTTTTAAATTAACTGAATTGTACAGACACCTTCATCTGAATTTCAAGCTCTCCTGACTGTTTTGCCTCAAGTCATAGGGGTGTGTGGGTGAGTGGAGGGGATTGGACAGTGAATTTATCTTACATTTCATAAAAAAATCATGGTGGATCCTTGACAGTGGAGCAAAGCTTTGAGTCACCCTGCAAATTTTTTAAGTTTGTACAAAACTCCACAATGTTGTTAATTTTTTGTCACCAATGTTTATTGAAATCCAAAGGATGATGCTTCACCCCTAACTCAAAATGCACAGCTAGTTCTTCTTTCTCTAACCTCCTTGTCCCCCCATAGTTTGGCGTAAAATTGAAGGGTTTTCTTTGTTGATTGAGGCTGGgatttcaaaggcacctaagggAGTCAGTTGCCCAATTCCCACTGAGTTAAAGGATTAGGCACCTTGAAAATTGCAATGTTAATCTGTTATCGTGCATCCACTTTCTCTTCTTCTGGCTTCGCCCAGCAAGTATTTGGTGCAGATCCTCAGCTCGTGTAAATGGTTGTGGCTCCACTGTCTTCAATggaactacagtagaacctcagagttagaaACATctggggaatggaggttgttcctaactctgaaatgtgtgtaactctgaacaaaacgttatggttgttctttcaaaaacttgcaactgaacattgacttaatgcagctttgaaacttactatgcagaagaaaaatgctgcttttaatcctcttaatttaaatgaaacaagcacagaaacagtttccgtGCCTTCTCAAatctttttaaactttccctttatttttttagtagtttatatttaatacagtgcagtactgtactgtatttgcctttttttttctttgctgctgcctgattgcatacttttgGTCCCAAATGAGacgtgtggttgactggtcagtttgtaactctgatgttcataattctgaggttctactgtatgacaatttacactagctgggggTCTGCTCCTTGGTTCTTCTCAGCGAGTGGCTGGTCCTATATAAGTCTCCTGGAGGAAATAATTATTTCCTGAGGACTTTAACTGATGGTGAAATTTCAAGAACTCCCTTCTGAGGTATAGAGGCAGTGAATGTGGGGATCCTAATTAAATCCTTAACCATTTTTATGAGGAATTGAGTATGGTTTGGTTTTGGCATGATGTCCAAGGAGTTGTGGAAGTAGTTGAGAAGTGTTGCCGAGTGGATACTGAAGTAAGGTCCTCTCTGGCCAGAAAGCTGCCATGCAGTCCAAGTACTGGACTACATACGGCTGAGAAAACAGCAGCTGTTAGACAGTTACAGCTTCCCCTGAGTAGTGATTAATTCCCACTCAGTGAAGTGCATGCACCAATGTGTCGACTGACTGCAGCAGGCCTGGATCTGGGGATAAGTACAAATGATGTGAGTTTTAGAGAGGATTTAATAATGAAGCTGCCAGTGATTCATCAGGACAGGAAACTTGAAAACAGCCTCAGAGCATCTGAACCACTGCGTTCAATGAGCCTGTCCTGAAATCCTCAGCTAGGTCAGACCCATTCAAACTTGTTTAGAAGTTAAGGATGCTGCCACCTTCGTTTGATGGAGATTAGGAATCGCAGGTTTCCATAGATGGGAAAAGTCACAAAGGTTAAAGGTTTTTGGATGTTTGGTTGGAATGTTTTGCAGGAGTTTCCAAAGCTGGTCCCCACACTGCCACACCCATCGTGTTAAAGTAAAAGTAGGGAGGACAGAGAAGAGAA
This region of Chrysemys picta bellii isolate R12L10 chromosome 9, ASM1138683v2, whole genome shotgun sequence genomic DNA includes:
- the LOC101952254 gene encoding rho GTPase-activating protein 20-like isoform X6 gives rise to the protein MTPQQKANLPKGQSEEDPRVWMQEWGKKMKPIVQRRRSTSSAISKALNKSKSHSSSSEEKERWLSTLLWQINEMKQNEYPKNLPVQILLLDADNCTSTTTINVSNTETADNVIKKTANQLGLPGRPSDYHLWVISGKDDPAYPLIGHEHPFSIILSCLRDSVDQHQGTNNNTLLADGTEAIILDQLPKDRQCQFILKPRPQAPRQLRRESLQKHTKRKKSLIDWALRRTTSTPTGSPASHSPPTPRKLFGLSLSSVCPDGILPKPIMDMLLLLYHEGPSTRGIFRRSANAKICKELKEKLNSGDDVQMDGESVFVAAAVITDFLRNIPDSVLSSDMHGLWMEAVDTVHRGHKIEAIKSLVKQLPEANLILLRHLFGVLHHIEQNSGENQMNAFNLALCIAPNMLWLPSPTGPEEESRSTKKVAMLVQFLIENSAEIFGGDITSLFQRPDKEKSKSSENFLGIGMAQHNDSSDEMEFAACDQERPKHHRVPEAVSMFDPSSGLLLEEEQEDWDLFSEITACYQSKTRKNASADSYDLLEEEGSFCSIDSIRSLSPARDRCSSEPSVCLSSQLPAQCHEPVARQSSCDATIMHSHNDYIQRLKQLQLESQKLIDEGLSPGLNKTRQNFWQSPQTNSRVKKLSLQKTSLSNRSSFSSLSSTTTSPSASSLSSLDSAFSYCSESSAFSPTDVSSLPFMFGTSTRLHALSPKTAQRSLKEWKKPLTSPLPLNPCDLDSWSKYEQRDMGSSHNIGEVKGFVPINGAAMGSLLNESDWEDEERQVRCARGSGQTLRKQCYFKESECKTDPPTHIPTNESSSAIGQQGPREKSVKHIEIKGPEVSPPRQESLKRTKITFYMAPNKGSPQGSPMEQEDEGFSVNVHSTKSNSSSDQNTSKSQQTVRVHIPQTVFYGQNTPLVLQSVSRRYHHETTSQRLQVECKETPQSIPPAEGLTDDAQQVASAKSHRKSINAFSHTIRIILPASIRNTVREYFKHDEAKNCHAADAEAVESELIRGRVEWLKSPPHTDASPEECKTVAFAEETFV
- the LOC101952254 gene encoding rho GTPase-activating protein 20-like isoform X7, with protein sequence MTPQQKANLPKGQSEEDPRVWMQEWGKKMKPIVQRRRSTSSAISKALNKSKSHSSSSEEKERWLSTLLWQINEMKQNEYPKNLPVQILLLDADNCTSGRPSDYHLWVISGKDDPAYPLIGHEHPFSIILSCLRDSVDQHQGTNNNTLLADGTEAIILDQLPKDRQCQFILKPRPQAPRQLRRESLQKHTKRKKSLIDWALRRTTSTPTGSPASHSPPTPRKLFGLSLSSVCPDGILPKPIMDMLLLLYHEGPSTRGIFRRSANAKICKELKEKLNSGDDVQMDGESVFVAAAVITDFLRNIPDSVLSSDMHGLWMEAVDTVHRGHKIEAIKSLVKQLPEANLILLRHLFGVLHHIEQNSGENQMNAFNLALCIAPNMLWLPSPTGPEEESRSTKKVAMLVQFLIENSAEIFGGDITSLFQRPDKEKSKSSENFLGIGMAQHNDSSDEMEFAACDQERPKHHRVPEAVSMFDPSSGLLLEEEQEDWDLFSEITACYQSKTRKNASADSYDLLEEEGSFCSIDSIRSLSPARDRCSSEPSVCLSSQLPAQCHEPVARQSSCDATIMHSHNDYIQRLKQLQLESQKLIDEGLSPGLNKTRQNFWQSPQTNSRVKKLSLQKTSLSNRSSFSSLSSTTTSPSASSLSSLDSAFSYCSESSAFSPTDVSSLPFMFGTSTRLHALSPKTAQRSLKEWKKPLTSPLPLNPCDLDSWSKYEQRDMGSSHNIGEVKGFVPINGAAMGSLLNESDWEDEERQVRCARGSGQTLRKQCYFKESECKTDPPTHIPTNESSSAIGQQGPREKSVKHIEIKGPEVSPPRQESLKRTKITFYMAPNKGSPQGSPMEQEDEGFSVNVHSTKSNSSSDQNTSKSQQTVRVHIPQTVFYGQNTPLVLQSVSRRYHHETTSQRLQVECKETPQSIPPAEGLTDDAQQVASAKSHRKSINAFSHTIRIILPASIRNTVREYFKHDEAKNCHAADAEAVESELIRGRVEWLKSPPHTDASPEECKTVAFAEETFV